Proteins from a single region of Verrucosispora sp. NA02020:
- the fmt gene encoding methionyl-tRNA formyltransferase, producing the protein MRVIFAGTPAVAVPALAAVAASRHELVAVVTRPDAPAGRGRGLQRSPVGAWADEHGVEVLTPARPREPEFLERLRELAPDCVPVVAYGALVPPVALEIPRHGWVNLHFSLLPAWRGAAPVQHAVLHGDELTGASVFQLEEGLDTGPVYGTLTDEIRPADTSGDLLERLADSGSGLLVAVLDALEDGTARAEPQPADGVSLAPKLTVEDARVRWADPAFAVDRRIRACTPAPGPWTTFRDERVKLGPVTPAPDGPDLKPGELLVEKARVLAGTATVPVRLGEVRAAGKRVMPATDWARGVRVATGEEFA; encoded by the coding sequence ATGCGCGTGATCTTCGCCGGTACGCCGGCCGTCGCCGTCCCCGCCCTCGCCGCCGTGGCCGCCTCGCGGCACGAGCTGGTGGCCGTCGTCACCCGGCCGGACGCCCCGGCCGGACGCGGTCGTGGCCTGCAACGCTCACCGGTCGGCGCCTGGGCCGACGAGCACGGCGTCGAGGTGCTGACCCCGGCCCGTCCCCGGGAGCCGGAGTTCCTGGAGCGGCTGCGCGAGCTGGCACCGGACTGCGTGCCGGTGGTCGCCTACGGCGCGCTGGTGCCCCCGGTGGCGCTGGAGATCCCCCGGCACGGCTGGGTGAACCTGCACTTCTCGCTGCTGCCGGCCTGGCGGGGTGCCGCACCCGTGCAGCACGCCGTGCTGCACGGCGACGAGCTGACCGGGGCCAGCGTCTTCCAGTTGGAGGAGGGGCTGGACACCGGGCCGGTGTACGGCACCCTGACCGACGAGATCCGACCCGCCGACACCTCCGGCGACCTGCTGGAGCGGCTGGCCGACAGCGGTTCAGGGCTGTTGGTGGCGGTGCTGGACGCGCTGGAGGACGGCACCGCCCGCGCCGAACCGCAGCCCGCCGACGGGGTCTCGCTGGCCCCGAAGCTGACCGTCGAGGATGCCCGGGTGCGCTGGGCCGACCCGGCGTTCGCGGTGGACCGCCGGATCCGCGCCTGCACCCCGGCGCCCGGCCCGTGGACGACCTTCCGGGACGAGCGGGTGAAGCTCGGCCCGGTCACCCCGGCACCCGACGGCCCCGATCTCAAGCCCGGTGAGCTGCTGGTGGAGAAGGCGCGGGTGCTGGCCGGCACGGCCACCGTCCCGGTCCGCCTCGGCGAGGTGCGGGCGGCGGGCAAGCGGGTCATGCCGGCGACCGACTGGGCACGCGGTGTCCGGGTCGCCACCGGGGAGGAGTTCGCGT
- a CDS encoding AAA family ATPase, with translation MTVRQSIVFNGDLGSGKSTVSVVIAERLGLRRVSVGDLYRQMAQERQMTALQLNLHAELDQAVDGYVDQLQRDIAASGESLVMDSRLAWHFFTDALKVHMITEPGEAARRVLLRPSGPAESYTSMEEAKAKLRERSESERNRFVVRYGVDKARLRNYDLVCDTTRAPAGEVIERIVDAYEGRLAPEVLRAAPPLLLLDPARVYPTEDVTELRGLWDSSVVDEVVAAGETALEPLEIGYTGEYFFVVDGHRRLSAALRGGFRLVPGRLVAEVDEPVVGGMSAVDYFAAQARPSLIHDWEAAHDIRLPLPEHALLGGDAVLAGESGTAG, from the coding sequence GTGACCGTTCGTCAGTCGATCGTCTTCAACGGTGACCTCGGCAGCGGCAAGAGCACCGTGTCGGTGGTGATCGCCGAGCGGCTCGGCCTGCGCCGGGTCAGCGTCGGTGACCTGTACCGGCAGATGGCCCAGGAGCGTCAGATGACCGCGCTCCAGCTCAACCTGCACGCCGAACTCGACCAGGCGGTCGACGGCTACGTCGACCAGCTCCAGCGCGACATCGCCGCCTCCGGCGAGAGCCTGGTGATGGACTCGCGGCTGGCCTGGCACTTCTTCACCGACGCGCTCAAGGTGCACATGATCACCGAGCCGGGTGAGGCGGCCCGCCGGGTGCTGCTGCGGCCCTCCGGCCCGGCGGAGAGCTACACCTCGATGGAGGAGGCAAAGGCCAAGCTGCGGGAACGCAGCGAGAGCGAGCGCAACCGCTTCGTGGTCCGGTACGGCGTGGACAAGGCCCGGCTGCGCAACTACGACCTGGTCTGCGACACCACCCGGGCGCCCGCCGGCGAGGTGATCGAGCGGATCGTCGACGCGTACGAGGGCCGGCTCGCCCCGGAGGTGCTGCGCGCCGCGCCGCCGCTGCTGCTGCTCGACCCGGCCCGGGTCTACCCGACCGAGGACGTGACGGAACTGCGCGGGCTCTGGGACTCCAGCGTCGTCGACGAGGTCGTCGCCGCCGGTGAGACCGCCCTGGAGCCGTTGGAGATCGGCTACACCGGCGAGTACTTCTTCGTGGTGGACGGGCACCGTCGCCTCAGCGCCGCGCTGCGCGGCGGGTTCCGGCTGGTGCCCGGCCGGCTGGTGGCCGAGGTCGACGAGCCCGTGGTGGGGGGGATGAGCGCGGTCGACTACTTCGCCGCGCAGGCCCGGCCCAGCCTGATCCACGACTGGGAGGCGGCCCACGACATCCGCCTGCCGCTGCCGGAGCACGCGCTGCTCGGCGGGGACGCGGTGCTGGCGGGGGAGTCCGGCACCGCGGGGTGA
- a CDS encoding cytochrome P450 codes for MDAAGTLALLMSPTGRVDPYPAYERMRAFGHVVPAGPGLFVVTGYAEADELLRDPSFQVLDGELRDQVLPQWRESPALSSIARSMLRTNPPDHSRMRRLAAGAFTPRRIAGMRDVVSAQADELITAMAAAGRDGVPVDFMAEFAYPLPVAVICELLGVPSADRPLFRRWAADLTGVLEPEITPAELAVADAGATELRDYFTELVAARRRQPADDLTTALVQAHDAGDRLSGEELLANLVVLLVAGFETTTNLLGNGLAVLLAHAREADVLRRHPEHAPAYVDELLRFDSPVQLTTRTSTATVRLGGVEVPAGSWMLVLLGAANRDPRRYPEPARFDPWRAQLGPLSFGAGPHYCLGAGLARLEAQVAFPAVLRRLPGLASAGTPRHRTRLTLRGYDTLPVTVGELAPHADRGAPTGTSAGTP; via the coding sequence ATGGACGCCGCCGGCACGCTCGCGCTACTCATGTCGCCCACCGGGCGGGTCGATCCCTATCCGGCGTACGAGCGGATGCGTGCTTTCGGGCACGTCGTCCCGGCCGGTCCCGGCTTGTTCGTGGTGACCGGGTACGCCGAGGCCGACGAACTGCTCCGGGACCCGAGTTTCCAGGTGCTCGACGGCGAGTTGCGGGACCAGGTCCTGCCGCAGTGGCGGGAGAGCCCGGCGCTGTCGTCGATCGCCCGGTCGATGCTGCGGACCAACCCGCCGGACCACAGCCGGATGCGGCGCCTGGCGGCGGGCGCGTTCACCCCGCGCCGGATCGCGGGTATGCGGGACGTGGTGTCCGCCCAGGCCGACGAGCTGATCACGGCGATGGCGGCGGCCGGCCGCGACGGCGTACCCGTCGACTTCATGGCCGAGTTCGCCTACCCGCTGCCGGTCGCGGTGATCTGCGAGCTGCTCGGTGTACCGTCCGCCGACCGTCCGCTGTTCCGGCGGTGGGCGGCCGACCTGACCGGGGTCCTGGAACCCGAGATCACCCCGGCGGAGCTGGCCGTGGCCGACGCCGGTGCCACCGAGCTGCGCGACTACTTCACCGAGCTGGTGGCGGCCCGCCGCCGACAGCCGGCCGACGACCTGACCACCGCGCTCGTGCAGGCGCACGACGCCGGTGACCGGCTCTCCGGCGAGGAGCTGCTGGCCAACCTGGTGGTGCTGCTCGTGGCGGGCTTCGAGACCACCACCAACCTGCTCGGCAACGGCCTCGCGGTGCTGCTGGCGCACGCGCGGGAGGCCGACGTGCTGCGCCGCCACCCGGAGCACGCCCCGGCGTACGTCGACGAGCTGCTCCGCTTCGACTCGCCGGTGCAGTTGACCACCCGGACCAGCACCGCGACCGTCCGCCTCGGCGGTGTCGAGGTGCCCGCCGGCAGCTGGATGTTGGTGCTGCTCGGCGCGGCCAACCGCGACCCCCGGCGGTACCCTGAGCCGGCGCGGTTCGACCCGTGGCGGGCCCAGCTCGGCCCGCTCTCCTTCGGTGCCGGCCCGCACTACTGCCTCGGTGCGGGGCTGGCCCGGCTGGAGGCGCAGGTGGCGTTCCCGGCCGTGCTGCGGCGACTGCCCGGGCTGGCTTCGGCGGGCACCCCCCGCCACCGCACCCGGTTGACCCTGCGCGGGTACGACACGCTGCCGGTCACCGTCGGCGAGCTGGCGCCGCACGCCGATCGTGGTGCGCCGACCGGCACCTCCGCGGGCACTCCGTAG
- the mihF gene encoding integration host factor, actinobacterial type has product MPLPSLTPEQRAAALEKAAEIRKARAELKEQLKQGKTTLGAVLARAESDDVVGKLKVSAVLQAMPGIGKIRATQIMEKLKIADSRRLRGLGEQQRKALLGEFAAN; this is encoded by the coding sequence GTGCCGCTCCCGTCACTGACCCCTGAGCAGCGCGCAGCCGCGCTGGAGAAGGCTGCGGAGATCCGCAAAGCCCGTGCCGAGCTGAAGGAGCAGCTCAAGCAGGGCAAGACCACCCTCGGAGCCGTTCTTGCGCGCGCCGAGTCCGACGATGTCGTCGGCAAGCTGAAGGTGTCGGCCGTGCTGCAGGCGATGCCCGGAATCGGCAAGATCCGAGCCACCCAGATCATGGAGAAGCTCAAGATCGCCGACAGCCGTCGCCTGCGTGGCCTCGGCGAACAGCAGCGCAAGGCCCTGCTTGGGGAGTTCGCCGCCAACTGA
- the def gene encoding peptide deformylase: MTVQPIRLFGDPVLRTPADPVVDFDVELRSLVADLTDTMRERNGAGLAAPQLGVGLRVFTFDVDDVLGHLVNPVLEFPDEEEQDGPEGCLSIPGLYFDTKRRQNVIAKGFNGYGDPMQIVGTGLMARCVQHETDHLDGVLFIDRLDQAGRKEAMKAIRQAEWYDVAAPPTVKLSPHGSGSPFGLGR; the protein is encoded by the coding sequence GTGACCGTTCAGCCCATCCGTCTGTTCGGGGACCCGGTGCTGCGCACGCCGGCCGATCCGGTGGTCGACTTCGACGTCGAGCTGCGTTCGCTCGTCGCCGACCTGACCGACACCATGCGTGAGCGCAACGGCGCCGGCCTCGCCGCGCCGCAGCTCGGGGTGGGCCTGCGGGTGTTCACCTTCGACGTCGACGACGTGCTCGGTCACCTGGTCAACCCGGTGCTGGAGTTCCCCGACGAGGAGGAGCAGGACGGCCCGGAGGGCTGCCTGTCCATCCCCGGGCTGTACTTCGACACCAAGCGACGGCAGAACGTGATCGCCAAGGGCTTCAACGGCTACGGCGACCCGATGCAGATCGTCGGCACCGGCCTGATGGCGCGCTGCGTGCAGCACGAGACCGACCACCTGGACGGGGTGCTCTTCATCGACCGGCTGGACCAGGCCGGCCGCAAGGAGGCGATGAAGGCGATCCGGCAGGCCGAGTGGTACGACGTCGCCGCGCCGCCCACGGTGAAGCTGAGCCCGCACGGCAGCGGCAGCCCCTTCGGTCTGGGGCGGTGA
- the metK gene encoding methionine adenosyltransferase encodes MSRRLFTSESVTEGHPDKIADQISDGILDALLTQDPHSRVAVETLITTGQVHVAGEVTTKAYADIPSIVRETILGIGYDSSKKGFDGASCGVSVSIGAQSPDIAQGVDNAFELRTGSSESALDAQGAGDQGMMFGFACSETPELMPLPIALAHRLARRLSAVRKDGTVPYLRPDGKTQVTIEYEGLRPVRLNTVVVSSQHAADISLESLLAPDVREHVIGPELEGLGLDVEGYRLLVNPTGRFEIGGPMGDAGLTGRKIIVDTYGGYARHGGGAFSGKDPSKVDRSAAYAMRWVAKNVVAAGLAERCEVQVAYAIGKAHPVSLFVETFGTETVSVASIERAVSEVFDLRPAAIIRDLHLLRPIYGQTAAYGHFGRELPDLTWENTDRAADLKSAAGA; translated from the coding sequence GTGTCACGCCGCCTCTTTACGTCCGAATCGGTCACGGAAGGCCACCCGGACAAGATCGCTGATCAGATCAGTGACGGTATTCTCGATGCCCTGCTCACTCAGGATCCGCATAGCCGTGTGGCGGTGGAGACTCTGATCACGACTGGTCAGGTGCATGTGGCGGGTGAGGTGACGACGAAGGCGTATGCCGATATTCCGTCGATCGTGCGGGAGACGATTCTGGGTATCGGGTATGACTCGTCGAAGAAGGGTTTCGATGGGGCGTCGTGTGGGGTGAGTGTGTCGATTGGGGCGCAGTCGCCGGATATTGCGCAGGGTGTGGATAACGCCTTTGAGTTGCGGACGGGTTCGTCGGAGTCGGCGTTGGATGCGCAGGGTGCCGGTGATCAGGGGATGATGTTTGGTTTTGCGTGTTCGGAGACGCCGGAGTTGATGCCGTTGCCGATCGCGTTGGCGCATCGGTTGGCGCGTCGGTTGTCGGCGGTGCGGAAGGACGGGACGGTGCCGTATCTGCGTCCGGATGGTAAGACGCAGGTGACGATCGAGTATGAGGGTCTGCGTCCGGTGCGGTTGAACACGGTGGTGGTGTCGTCGCAGCATGCGGCGGACATCTCGTTGGAGTCGTTGTTGGCTCCGGATGTGCGGGAGCATGTGATCGGGCCGGAGTTGGAGGGCCTGGGGTTGGATGTTGAGGGGTATCGGTTGTTGGTGAATCCGACGGGCCGGTTTGAGATCGGTGGTCCGATGGGTGATGCGGGGTTGACGGGTCGGAAGATCATTGTGGATACCTATGGTGGGTATGCGCGGCATGGTGGTGGGGCGTTTTCGGGTAAGGATCCGTCGAAGGTGGATCGGTCGGCGGCGTATGCGATGCGGTGGGTGGCGAAGAACGTGGTGGCGGCGGGGTTGGCGGAGCGGTGTGAGGTGCAGGTGGCGTATGCGATCGGTAAGGCGCATCCGGTGAGTTTGTTCGTGGAGACGTTCGGTACGGAGACGGTGTCGGTGGCGTCGATCGAGCGGGCGGTGTCTGAGGTGTTCGATCTGCGTCCGGCGGCGATCATTCGGGATCTGCACCTGTTGCGTCCGATCTATGGGCAGACGGCGGCGTATGGGCATTTCGGTCGGGAGTTGCCGGATCTGACGTGGGAGAACACGGACCGGGCCGCCGACCTCAAGTCGGCCGCAGGAGCCTGA
- a CDS encoding primosomal protein N' → MGEHGPGRRPQVGRRSLTGTRSDDRRPADGSPVARVCVDVPLPHLDRLFDYLVPSDLADDAVPGARVKVRFAGQLVDGWVLERADRSDHPKPVYLTKVVSPVPVLAPEVARLARAVADRYAGSLADVLRLAVPPRHARVEKEILTPPPDQAPSVTEATPTPETPDPGGWRDYPAGPALLRALTEGRSPRAVWSALPGEDWAARYATAVAATVASGRGALVVVADGRDLDRLDAALTATLGAGRHVCLSAASGPARRYRAFLAARRSTAPVVIGTRAAMFAPVARLGLVAVWDDGDDLHAELRAPYPHAREVLLTRAQLDDAAALVGGYARTAEAQLLVETGWAREVVADRAVLRARTPAVAPTGDDPQLARDPGAATARLPSLAWTAAREALRADLPVLVQVPRRGYMPSVACQDCRTPARCPHCAGPLALSSAGRPPACRWCGRVAAAYACPHCGGRRLRASVTGARRTAEELGRAFPGVAVRTSGREEVLADVPGGAGLVIATPGAEPVAEGGYGAVLLLDTWAMLTRADLRAGEEALRRWAAAAALARPAAAGGRVVVVADGALAPVQALLRWDPGWFAARELAERRELGFPPAMRMASVTGLPVAVADLLAQARLPEEAELLGPVPADGDRERMLVRVPRARAAAMAEALHAAAGSRTARKAAEPVRLQVDPLTLF, encoded by the coding sequence GTGGGAGAACACGGACCGGGCCGCCGACCTCAAGTCGGCCGCAGGAGCCTGACCGGCACGAGGAGTGACGACCGGCGACCCGCTGACGGGTCGCCGGTCGCTCGTGTCTGTGTCGACGTACCGCTGCCGCACCTGGATCGGCTCTTCGACTACCTGGTCCCGTCGGACCTCGCCGACGACGCGGTCCCCGGCGCGCGGGTGAAGGTCCGCTTCGCCGGTCAACTCGTCGACGGTTGGGTGCTGGAACGGGCCGACCGCTCCGACCACCCGAAGCCGGTGTACCTGACCAAGGTGGTCTCGCCGGTGCCGGTGCTGGCACCCGAGGTGGCACGGCTGGCCCGGGCCGTCGCCGACCGGTACGCCGGCAGCCTCGCCGACGTGCTGCGCCTCGCCGTGCCGCCCCGGCACGCCCGCGTCGAGAAGGAGATCCTCACCCCGCCCCCCGACCAGGCGCCGTCGGTCACCGAAGCCACCCCCACCCCGGAGACACCCGATCCGGGTGGGTGGCGGGACTACCCGGCCGGACCGGCGCTGCTGCGCGCCCTGACCGAGGGGCGGTCGCCCCGGGCCGTGTGGTCGGCGTTGCCGGGGGAGGACTGGGCGGCCCGCTACGCCACCGCCGTCGCCGCCACCGTGGCCTCCGGCCGGGGTGCGCTCGTGGTGGTCGCCGACGGCCGGGACCTGGACCGGCTCGACGCCGCGCTCACCGCCACGCTGGGCGCCGGGCGGCACGTCTGCCTCTCCGCCGCGTCGGGACCGGCCCGTCGCTACCGGGCCTTCCTGGCCGCCCGCCGCTCCACCGCCCCGGTGGTGATCGGCACCCGGGCGGCCATGTTCGCTCCGGTGGCCCGGCTCGGTCTGGTGGCCGTCTGGGACGACGGTGACGACCTGCACGCCGAGCTGCGGGCCCCGTACCCGCACGCCCGCGAGGTGCTGCTCACCCGGGCCCAGCTCGACGACGCGGCGGCGCTGGTGGGCGGTTACGCGCGTACCGCCGAGGCGCAACTGCTGGTGGAGACCGGCTGGGCCCGCGAGGTGGTCGCGGACCGGGCGGTGCTGCGGGCGCGTACCCCGGCGGTCGCTCCGACCGGCGACGACCCGCAGCTGGCCCGCGATCCGGGCGCGGCGACCGCGCGGCTGCCGAGCCTGGCCTGGACGGCGGCCCGGGAGGCGTTGCGGGCGGATCTGCCGGTGCTGGTGCAGGTACCCCGTCGGGGTTACATGCCCTCGGTGGCCTGCCAGGACTGCCGGACCCCGGCCCGCTGCCCGCACTGTGCCGGGCCGCTGGCGTTGTCCTCCGCCGGTCGGCCGCCGGCCTGCCGCTGGTGCGGCCGGGTCGCCGCCGCGTACGCCTGCCCGCACTGCGGGGGACGGCGGCTGCGTGCCTCGGTCACCGGTGCCCGGCGTACCGCCGAGGAGTTGGGCCGGGCCTTCCCCGGGGTGGCGGTCCGGACCTCCGGGCGGGAGGAGGTGTTGGCCGACGTGCCCGGCGGCGCCGGACTGGTGATCGCCACGCCGGGTGCCGAACCGGTCGCCGAAGGTGGGTACGGCGCGGTGCTGCTGCTGGACACCTGGGCCATGCTCACCCGGGCCGACCTGCGGGCGGGGGAGGAGGCGCTGCGCCGGTGGGCGGCGGCTGCCGCGCTGGCCCGGCCGGCGGCGGCGGGCGGCCGGGTGGTGGTGGTCGCCGACGGCGCGTTGGCGCCGGTGCAGGCGTTGCTGCGGTGGGATCCGGGCTGGTTCGCCGCCCGGGAGTTGGCCGAGCGGCGGGAGTTGGGCTTCCCGCCCGCGATGCGGATGGCCAGCGTGACCGGGCTGCCGGTGGCGGTGGCCGACCTGCTGGCGCAGGCGCGGCTGCCGGAGGAGGCGGAACTGCTCGGCCCGGTGCCGGCCGACGGCGACCGGGAACGGATGCTGGTCCGGGTGCCCCGGGCGCGGGCGGCGGCCATGGCCGAGGCGTTGCACGCGGCGGCGGGGTCGCGCACCGCCCGCAAGGCCGCCGAACCGGTACGCCTCCAGGTCGACCCGCTCACGCTGTTCTGA
- the coaBC gene encoding bifunctional phosphopantothenoylcysteine decarboxylase/phosphopantothenate--cysteine ligase CoaBC — protein MSARIILGVGGGIAAYKACEVLRRFTESGHQVRVVPTAAALRFVGAPTWAALSGQPVSEDVWSDVHEVPHVRLGQQADLVVVAPATADLLAKAAHGLADDLLTNTLLTARCPVVLAPAMHTEMWEHPATVANVATLRARGVRVIEPAVGRLTGADTGKGRLPDPAEIFAVARRALRRGVDAPADLAGRHVLVTAGGTREPLDPVRFLGNRSSGKQGYAFARAAVARGARVTLISANVELPDPAGADIVRVGTTGELRDATLAAAVDADAVVMAAAPADFRPATYAPGKIKKSDDGTAPSIALVTNPDIAAELGRSRRPEQLLVVFAAETGDAEANGRAKLARKRADLIVINEVGPDKVFGAETNAATVIGADGSVTQMPEQSKEDLADEVWDLVVSRLADGAA, from the coding sequence ATGAGCGCCCGGATCATCCTCGGTGTCGGTGGCGGCATCGCCGCCTACAAGGCGTGCGAGGTGCTACGCCGGTTCACCGAGTCGGGCCACCAGGTCCGGGTCGTGCCGACCGCCGCCGCGTTGCGGTTCGTCGGCGCGCCGACCTGGGCGGCGCTCTCCGGTCAACCGGTCTCCGAGGACGTCTGGTCCGACGTGCACGAGGTGCCGCACGTCCGCCTCGGTCAGCAGGCCGACCTGGTGGTGGTCGCACCCGCCACCGCCGACCTGCTGGCCAAGGCCGCGCACGGCCTCGCCGACGACCTGCTCACCAACACCCTGCTCACCGCCCGCTGCCCGGTGGTGCTGGCGCCGGCCATGCACACCGAGATGTGGGAGCACCCGGCGACCGTCGCCAACGTGGCGACGTTGCGGGCCCGGGGCGTACGCGTCATCGAACCGGCGGTGGGTCGGCTCACCGGTGCCGACACCGGCAAGGGCCGGTTGCCCGATCCGGCCGAGATCTTCGCGGTCGCCCGCCGCGCGCTCCGCCGGGGCGTCGACGCCCCCGCCGACCTGGCCGGCCGGCATGTCCTCGTCACCGCCGGCGGCACCCGTGAACCGCTGGACCCGGTGCGCTTCCTCGGTAACCGGTCCTCCGGCAAGCAGGGCTACGCGTTCGCCCGGGCGGCGGTCGCCCGAGGTGCCCGGGTCACGCTGATCTCGGCGAACGTCGAGCTACCCGACCCGGCCGGAGCGGACATCGTCCGCGTCGGCACCACCGGCGAGTTGCGTGACGCCACGCTCGCGGCCGCCGTCGACGCCGACGCGGTGGTGATGGCGGCGGCTCCGGCCGATTTCCGTCCCGCGACGTACGCGCCTGGCAAAATCAAGAAGTCGGACGACGGCACCGCGCCCAGCATCGCGCTCGTGACCAACCCGGACATCGCCGCCGAGTTGGGCCGGAGCCGCCGACCGGAGCAGCTGCTGGTGGTGTTCGCTGCGGAGACCGGCGACGCCGAGGCCAACGGACGGGCCAAGCTCGCCCGTAAGCGGGCCGACCTCATCGTGATCAACGAGGTCGGGCCGGACAAGGTCTTCGGTGCCGAGACCAACGCGGCCACCGTCATCGGTGCGGACGGTTCGGTCACCCAGATGCCCGAACAGTCCAAGGAGGACCTCGCCGACGAGGTGTGGGACCTGGTGGTCTCCCGGCTCGCCGACGGCGCCGCCTGA
- the metK gene encoding methionine adenosyltransferase, with the protein MTRRLFTSESVTEGHPDKIADQISDGILDALLTQDPHSRVAVETLITTGQVHVAGEVTTKAYADIPSIVRETILGIGYDSSKKGFDGASCGVSVSIGAQSPDIAQGVDNAFELRTGSSESALDAQGAGDQGMMFGFACSETPELMPLPIALAHRLARRLSAVRKDGTVPYLRPDGKTQVTIEYEGLRPVRLNTVVVSSQHAADISLESLLAPDVREHVIGPELEGLGLDVEGYRLLVNPTGRFEIGGPMGDAGLTGRKIIVDTYGGYARHGGGAFSGKDPSKVDRSAAYAMRWVAKNVVAAGLAERCEVQVAYAIGKAHPVSLFVETFGTETVSVASIERAVSEVFDLRPAAIIRDLHLLRPIYGQTAAYGHFGRELPDLTWENTDRAADLKSAAGA; encoded by the coding sequence GTGACACGCCGCCTCTTTACGTCCGAATCGGTCACGGAAGGCCACCCGGACAAGATCGCTGATCAGATCAGTGACGGTATTCTCGATGCCCTGCTCACTCAGGATCCGCATAGCCGTGTGGCGGTGGAGACTCTGATCACGACTGGTCAGGTGCATGTGGCGGGTGAGGTGACGACGAAGGCGTATGCCGATATTCCGTCGATCGTGCGGGAGACGATTCTGGGTATCGGGTATGACTCGTCGAAGAAGGGTTTCGATGGGGCGTCGTGTGGGGTGAGTGTGTCGATTGGGGCGCAGTCGCCGGATATTGCGCAGGGTGTGGATAACGCCTTTGAGTTGCGGACGGGTTCGTCGGAGTCGGCGTTGGATGCGCAGGGTGCCGGTGATCAGGGGATGATGTTTGGTTTTGCGTGTTCGGAGACGCCGGAGTTGATGCCGTTGCCGATCGCGTTGGCGCATCGGTTGGCGCGTCGGTTGTCGGCGGTGCGGAAGGACGGGACGGTGCCGTATCTGCGTCCGGATGGTAAGACGCAGGTGACGATCGAGTATGAGGGTCTGCGTCCGGTGCGGTTGAACACGGTGGTGGTGTCGTCGCAGCATGCGGCGGACATCTCGTTGGAGTCGTTGTTGGCTCCGGATGTGCGGGAGCATGTGATCGGGCCGGAGTTGGAGGGCCTGGGGTTGGATGTTGAGGGGTATCGGTTGTTGGTGAATCCGACGGGCCGGTTTGAGATCGGTGGTCCGATGGGTGATGCGGGGTTGACGGGTCGGAAGATCATTGTGGATACCTATGGTGGGTATGCGCGGCATGGTGGTGGGGCGTTTTCGGGTAAGGATCCGTCGAAGGTGGATCGGTCGGCGGCGTATGCGATGCGGTGGGTGGCGAAGAACGTGGTGGCGGCGGGGTTGGCGGAGCGGTGTGAGGTGCAGGTGGCGTATGCGATCGGTAAGGCGCATCCGGTGAGTTTGTTCGTGGAGACGTTCGGTACGGAGACGGTGTCGGTGGCGTCGATCGAGCGGGCGGTGTCTGAGGTGTTCGATCTGCGTCCGGCGGCGATCATTCGGGATCTGCACCTGTTGCGTCCGATCTATGGGCAGACGGCGGCGTATGGGCATTTCGGTCGGGAGTTGCCGGATCTGACGTGGGAGAACACGGACCGGGCCGCCGACCTCAAGTCGGCCGCAGGAGCCTGA
- a CDS encoding guanylate kinase, with the protein MSLDDETRPAARLTVLAGPSGAGRESVVELVRARSPSVWTPLAVTTRPRREGEMEGVHRHFLAPREFDRRVARGELLEWSRYGAYRRGTELAPVRDRLAAGAPVLLPLDLDGALLVRAVVPDARLVLLHPPGRRPGTAVLTSFDRSVSHDRTERVVDELVGLIGSSFLASARPRPRG; encoded by the coding sequence GTGAGCTTGGATGACGAGACGCGCCCGGCGGCTCGGCTCACTGTCCTGGCCGGCCCATCCGGCGCCGGTAGGGAGAGTGTCGTCGAGCTGGTCCGGGCGCGTTCTCCGTCTGTGTGGACGCCGCTCGCGGTCACCACCCGGCCCCGCCGGGAGGGCGAGATGGAGGGCGTCCACCGGCACTTCCTCGCCCCGCGGGAGTTCGACCGCCGGGTGGCCCGCGGCGAACTGCTGGAATGGAGCCGCTACGGGGCGTACCGGCGTGGCACGGAGCTGGCGCCGGTGCGTGACCGGCTCGCCGCCGGAGCGCCGGTCCTGCTGCCGCTCGACCTCGACGGGGCGCTGCTGGTCCGCGCGGTGGTACCCGACGCGCGACTCGTCCTACTCCATCCGCCCGGCCGCCGTCCGGGTACGGCCGTCCTGACGTCCTTCGACCGCAGCGTGTCGCACGACCGCACCGAGCGCGTGGTGGACGAGCTGGTAGGGTTGATCGGTTCTTCATTCCTGGCTTCGGCCCGGCCGCGTCCGCGCGGTTGA
- the rpoZ gene encoding DNA-directed RNA polymerase subunit omega: MGSIANPEGITNPPIDELLEKTTSKYALVIFAAKRARQVNAYYSQLGEGLLEYVGPLVETTPQEKPLSIAMREINAGLLTAEPTDQP, from the coding sequence GTGGGATCCATCGCCAACCCCGAAGGCATCACCAACCCGCCGATCGACGAGCTCCTGGAGAAGACGACGTCGAAGTACGCGCTGGTCATCTTCGCGGCCAAGCGCGCGCGTCAGGTCAACGCCTACTACAGCCAGCTCGGCGAGGGCCTGCTGGAGTACGTCGGCCCGCTGGTCGAGACGACCCCGCAGGAGAAGCCGCTCTCGATCGCGATGCGCGAGATCAACGCCGGCCTACTCACCGCCGAGCCGACCGACCAGCCGTAG